One window from the genome of Streptomyces sp. NBC_00597 encodes:
- a CDS encoding DUF4345 domain-containing protein, with protein MARTLRTLTQLMGWSSVAIGLYHVLLGNAAIPGAGSAGTTVDSWGRFMGASFVGYGLAWLWAARQRPIPAQAVRWLAGVFLLGGMGRLLSLAVDGWPHWFQIVLTAIELGLPPVFFWLAAADERAARSNKENVAAAQ; from the coding sequence ATGGCAAGGACCCTGCGCACACTCACACAGCTGATGGGCTGGTCCAGCGTGGCGATCGGCCTGTACCACGTGCTCCTCGGCAACGCGGCGATCCCCGGAGCCGGTTCCGCCGGCACGACGGTCGACAGCTGGGGCCGGTTCATGGGAGCCAGCTTCGTCGGCTACGGGCTGGCGTGGCTGTGGGCCGCGCGGCAGCGGCCGATCCCGGCTCAGGCGGTGCGCTGGCTGGCCGGCGTTTTCCTGCTGGGCGGCATGGGCCGGCTACTCTCGCTCGCCGTGGACGGCTGGCCGCACTGGTTCCAGATCGTGCTGACGGCGATCGAACTCGGCCTGCCCCCGGTCTTCTTCTGGCTGGCCGCCGCCGACGAGCGCGCCGCGCGCAGCAACAAGGAGAACGTGGCCGCCGCGCAGTGA
- a CDS encoding helix-turn-helix domain-containing protein, translating to MPSRQRLSPADRRAQLLAVGARLFAARPYDGVLMEEVAEEAGVSRALLYRHFSSKQDLFAAVYQQAADQLLAETRLDPADSLVEQLVQGMEVHLDYFVANRHAVLAANRVLAGDPVIQTIMTNELDALRTRLLAVLPLTDEGGREAVSGVLKSWLVFVQVLCIDWLTHETCTRTQLRDVCIGAVLGALRPLLAEDPAPDWPPPRRPDAGA from the coding sequence GTGCCGTCCCGCCAACGACTCAGCCCCGCCGACCGCCGCGCCCAGCTCCTCGCCGTCGGAGCACGGCTCTTCGCCGCGCGCCCGTACGACGGTGTCCTGATGGAGGAGGTGGCCGAAGAGGCCGGCGTCTCACGAGCCCTGCTCTACCGTCACTTCTCCAGCAAACAGGACCTCTTCGCGGCCGTTTACCAACAAGCGGCGGACCAGTTGCTCGCCGAAACCCGGCTCGACCCCGCCGACTCCTTGGTCGAGCAGCTCGTCCAGGGGATGGAGGTCCATCTCGACTACTTCGTGGCGAACCGGCATGCCGTCCTCGCCGCGAACCGGGTCCTGGCGGGCGATCCCGTGATCCAGACGATCATGACGAACGAGCTGGACGCACTCCGTACGCGGCTACTGGCCGTACTCCCACTCACGGACGAGGGCGGCCGCGAGGCCGTGTCCGGCGTCCTGAAGAGCTGGCTGGTCTTCGTCCAGGTCCTCTGCATCGACTGGCTCACCCACGAGACCTGTACCCGCACCCAGTTGCGCGACGTGTGCATCGGCGCGGTCCTCGGCGCCCTCCGACCGCTGCTCGCCGAGGACCCCGCCCCCGACTGGCCGCCGCCACGGCGGCCCGACGCGGGCGCGTGA